The following coding sequences lie in one Lysobacter capsici genomic window:
- a CDS encoding PQQ-dependent sugar dehydrogenase, translating to MIRSPRVTALSITAALALAACGESATLQVSDGTGASPTLPSPNPTTLPTVNIAPAIGWPQGAKPTPAAGLAVTAFAVGLDHPRWLQVLPNGDVLVAESNAPSDGEKPSGFKAWMAGRVMKKAGATVPSADRITLLRDADNDGVAELRTVLLKGLHSPFGMALVGNELYVANADAVWRFAYRDGDTTIVDKGSKVTDLPAGLNHHWTKNLIASRDGSKLYITVGSNSNVGENGLDKEEGRAAIWELDRASGEKRLFATGLRNPNGLAWEPSTGALWTAVNERDEIGSDLVPDYITSVKDGGFYGWPYSYYGQHVDARVKPQNPELVAKALVPDYALGPHTASLGIAFSQGTSLPAAFANGLFVGQHGSWNRKPKSGYKVIYVPFKNGKPHGAPVDVLTGFLNAEEDAQGRPVDVRLDKHGALLVSDDVGNTVWRVTAAK from the coding sequence ATGATCCGTTCGCCGCGCGTGACTGCGCTATCGATCACCGCCGCTCTGGCGCTCGCCGCCTGCGGCGAAAGCGCGACCCTGCAAGTGTCCGACGGCACCGGCGCGTCGCCAACGCTGCCGTCGCCGAATCCGACCACGCTGCCGACGGTCAACATCGCGCCCGCGATCGGTTGGCCGCAGGGCGCCAAGCCGACGCCGGCGGCGGGCCTGGCGGTCACTGCGTTCGCGGTCGGGCTGGATCATCCGCGCTGGCTGCAGGTGCTGCCCAACGGCGATGTGCTGGTCGCCGAAAGCAATGCGCCGTCCGACGGCGAGAAACCATCAGGCTTCAAGGCCTGGATGGCGGGCCGGGTGATGAAGAAGGCCGGCGCGACCGTGCCCAGCGCCGATCGCATCACGCTGTTGCGCGATGCCGACAACGACGGTGTCGCCGAACTGCGCACGGTCCTGCTCAAGGGCCTGCATTCGCCGTTCGGCATGGCCTTGGTCGGCAACGAGTTGTACGTCGCCAACGCCGATGCGGTGTGGCGTTTTGCGTACCGCGACGGAGACACCACGATCGTCGACAAGGGCAGCAAGGTCACCGACCTGCCGGCCGGGCTCAACCATCACTGGACCAAGAACCTGATCGCCAGCCGCGACGGCAGCAAGCTCTACATCACCGTCGGTTCCAACAGCAATGTCGGCGAGAACGGGCTGGACAAGGAAGAAGGCCGCGCGGCGATCTGGGAACTCGATCGCGCCAGCGGCGAAAAACGCCTGTTCGCGACCGGCCTGCGCAATCCCAACGGGCTGGCCTGGGAGCCGAGTACCGGCGCGCTGTGGACCGCGGTCAACGAACGCGACGAGATCGGCAGCGATCTGGTGCCCGACTACATCACTTCGGTCAAGGACGGCGGGTTTTACGGCTGGCCTTACAGTTACTACGGCCAGCACGTGGATGCACGGGTGAAACCGCAGAATCCGGAACTGGTCGCCAAAGCCCTGGTGCCCGATTACGCGCTCGGGCCGCATACCGCCTCGCTCGGCATCGCGTTCTCGCAGGGCACGAGTTTGCCGGCGGCGTTCGCGAACGGCTTGTTCGTGGGCCAGCACGGCTCGTGGAACCGCAAACCCAAGAGCGGCTACAAGGTGATCTACGTACCGTTCAAGAACGGCAAGCCCCACGGCGCGCCGGTCGATGTGCTGACCGGGTTCCTCAATGCCGAGGAAGACGCGCAAGGGCGGCCGGTGGACGTGCGCCTGGACAAGCACGGCGCCTTGTTGGTCAGCGACGATGTCGGCAATACGGTGTGGCGGGTAACGGCGGCGAAGTGA
- a CDS encoding cold shock domain-containing protein gives MRTHGTLVKWNDERGFGFIAPAQGSDELFVHVSAFRRGGARPQVNELVSFEIRIKPDGKREAINVMRAGEGSRPPGHRRSARDAAAPRSGLLGSALSIAAVAAIGWVGYDRYFAGRGVMPAPMAESVGADGVSDSRRASPASSAEFSPADSRSGPTFVCDGRIHCSQMNSCEEARFFVRHCPNTKMDGDGDGQPCESEC, from the coding sequence ATGAGAACCCACGGAACCCTGGTCAAATGGAATGACGAGCGCGGCTTCGGTTTCATCGCCCCGGCGCAGGGCAGCGACGAGTTGTTCGTGCATGTGTCGGCGTTCCGGCGCGGTGGTGCCCGGCCGCAGGTGAACGAGCTGGTGTCGTTCGAGATACGCATCAAACCCGACGGCAAGAGAGAAGCGATCAACGTGATGCGCGCCGGCGAAGGCTCACGGCCGCCGGGGCATCGTCGATCGGCGCGCGATGCGGCCGCGCCGCGTTCGGGGCTGCTCGGCAGCGCGCTGAGCATCGCCGCCGTCGCTGCGATCGGCTGGGTGGGCTACGACCGTTATTTCGCCGGTCGCGGTGTCATGCCCGCGCCGATGGCTGAATCCGTTGGTGCCGATGGCGTATCCGACAGCCGTCGGGCATCGCCCGCGTCGTCCGCCGAATTTTCGCCTGCCGACTCGCGTAGTGGACCGACATTCGTCTGCGACGGTCGCATTCATTGTTCGCAAATGAACTCCTGCGAAGAAGCGCGGTTCTTTGTGCGCCATTGTCCCAATACCAAGATGGATGGCGACGGAGATGGTCAGCCTTGCGAGAGCGAGTGCTGA
- a CDS encoding LysR substrate-binding domain-containing protein yields MKITLDELLAFATVVDTGSITAAAESLDQTVSGVSRALSRLEEKLGTTLLRRTTRRLELTEEGQSMLARARAILASVEDAEEHMALRQQQPAGRLRVNAASPFMLHVIVPLIGDFRIKYPQIELELNTNDQIIDLLEQRTDIAIRIGALADSTLHARPLPSSRLRVLASPDYLKAHGKPRDVAELSAHTLLGFAPTATLNRWPLRDAHGNELDIAPNLHASSGETLRQLALAGEGIVCLSDFMTRRDRHDGALVQLFARETLDVRQPINAVYYRNTQLASRIACFLDFVALRLAPSGGEAAWE; encoded by the coding sequence ATGAAAATCACCCTGGACGAATTGCTGGCCTTCGCCACCGTGGTCGATACCGGTTCGATCACGGCCGCGGCCGAATCGCTGGATCAGACCGTGTCCGGGGTCAGCCGCGCCCTGAGCCGGCTGGAGGAGAAGCTCGGCACCACCTTGCTGCGGCGGACCACGCGCCGGCTGGAGCTGACCGAGGAAGGCCAGAGCATGCTGGCGCGCGCACGCGCGATCCTGGCGTCGGTCGAGGACGCCGAGGAACACATGGCGCTGCGCCAGCAGCAGCCGGCCGGACGCCTGCGGGTGAATGCGGCGTCGCCGTTCATGCTGCACGTGATCGTGCCGCTGATCGGCGACTTCCGGATCAAATACCCGCAGATCGAACTCGAGCTCAACACCAACGACCAGATCATCGACCTGCTCGAACAACGCACCGACATCGCGATCCGGATCGGCGCGCTCGCCGATTCGACCCTGCACGCGCGGCCGCTGCCGAGCAGCCGCCTGCGCGTGCTCGCCAGTCCGGACTATCTCAAAGCCCACGGCAAGCCGCGCGACGTGGCCGAGCTGAGCGCGCACACCTTGCTCGGCTTCGCCCCGACCGCGACCCTCAACCGCTGGCCGCTGCGCGACGCGCATGGCAACGAGCTCGACATCGCCCCGAACCTGCACGCCTCCAGCGGCGAAACCCTGCGTCAGCTCGCGCTGGCCGGCGAAGGCATCGTGTGTCTTTCGGACTTCATGACCCGCCGCGACCGTCACGACGGCGCGCTGGTGCAGTTGTTCGCGCGCGAGACTCTGGACGTGCGCCAGCCGATCAACGCGGTGTATTACCGCAACACCCAACTGGCCTCGCGGATCGCCTGCTTCCTAGATTTCGTCGCCCTGCGGCTGGCGCCGAGCGGTGGCGAAGCGGCCTGGGAATGA
- a CDS encoding serine hydrolase, with protein MRATDWKAHGAGLLICMSAAGAAAQAPATTQASAAPEQALPEQLQDFDAYVDAVRKQFEVPGIAVAIVKDGRIVLERGYGLRELGKPEAVDAHTLFAIASNTKAFTSASLSMLADEGKLSLDDRVIDQLPWFRMSDPYVTREMRVRDLLAHRSGLGLGAGDLLYWPGTDYSNEEVARRLAEVPLSGGFRGQYAYDNILYGVAQLVIEKASGQSYREFLTQRIFKPLGMDETRYNSDALRAGDNVASGHAKADFKDLQAAPRMTWSNVAGAGGLYSSVHDMSKWMRVQLDGGVYAREGDKEQRLFSAKRQKEMWSVVTPMPIAEPSVPELAPVKPNFSGYGEGWQLTDYRGRKLVWHTGGWPGMVSRVTLVPEHKLGVVVLTNAELGGAFQAVTMRALDAYLGAPKTDWNAAYGAALAKSRGKADEDWNQHLKARDATSKPSLPSSGYAGTYRDPWYGEVYIEAAAGGKLRLRFGRTKDLVGELTPWQHDTFVVRWDQRWLNADAFVNFSLTPDGKVREVRMEAISPLTDFSFDFQDLRLTPVVASDAGKKAG; from the coding sequence ATGCGAGCCACCGACTGGAAGGCGCACGGCGCCGGCCTGCTGATCTGCATGAGCGCCGCCGGCGCGGCCGCGCAAGCGCCGGCCACGACCCAAGCGTCCGCCGCGCCGGAGCAGGCGTTGCCCGAACAATTGCAGGACTTCGACGCCTACGTCGACGCGGTGCGCAAGCAATTCGAGGTGCCCGGCATCGCGGTGGCGATCGTCAAGGACGGCCGCATCGTGCTCGAACGCGGCTACGGCCTGCGCGAACTCGGCAAGCCCGAGGCGGTCGATGCCCACACCTTGTTCGCGATCGCGTCCAACACCAAGGCCTTCACCTCGGCCTCGCTGTCGATGCTCGCCGACGAAGGCAAGCTGAGCCTGGACGACCGGGTGATCGATCAACTGCCGTGGTTCCGCATGTCCGATCCCTACGTCACCCGCGAAATGCGCGTGCGCGATCTGCTCGCGCATCGCAGCGGCCTGGGCCTGGGCGCGGGCGATCTGCTGTACTGGCCGGGCACCGATTACAGCAACGAGGAAGTCGCGCGGCGTCTGGCCGAAGTACCGCTCAGCGGCGGGTTTCGCGGCCAATACGCCTACGACAATATTCTCTACGGTGTCGCGCAACTGGTGATCGAAAAGGCCAGCGGCCAGAGCTATCGCGAGTTCCTGACCCAGCGCATCTTCAAGCCGCTGGGCATGGACGAAACCCGCTACAACTCCGATGCCTTGCGCGCCGGCGACAACGTCGCCAGCGGTCACGCCAAGGCCGATTTCAAGGACCTGCAGGCGGCGCCGCGGATGACCTGGTCGAACGTGGCCGGCGCGGGCGGGCTGTATTCCAGCGTCCACGACATGAGCAAGTGGATGCGGGTGCAACTCGACGGCGGTGTCTACGCGCGCGAGGGTGACAAGGAACAACGCTTGTTCAGCGCCAAGCGCCAGAAGGAGATGTGGTCGGTGGTCACGCCGATGCCGATCGCCGAACCGTCCGTGCCGGAACTCGCGCCGGTCAAGCCGAATTTCTCCGGTTACGGCGAAGGCTGGCAGCTCACCGACTATCGCGGCAGGAAGTTGGTCTGGCACACCGGCGGCTGGCCGGGCATGGTCTCGCGGGTGACCTTGGTGCCCGAGCACAAACTCGGCGTGGTGGTGCTGACCAACGCCGAACTCGGCGGCGCGTTCCAGGCGGTGACGATGCGCGCGCTCGACGCGTACCTGGGCGCGCCCAAGACCGACTGGAACGCCGCGTACGGCGCGGCGCTGGCCAAGAGCCGCGGCAAGGCCGACGAGGACTGGAACCAGCACCTCAAGGCGCGCGATGCGACGTCGAAACCCTCGCTGCCGTCGTCGGGCTACGCCGGCACTTATCGCGACCCGTGGTACGGCGAGGTCTACATCGAAGCGGCCGCGGGCGGCAAACTGCGCCTGCGTTTCGGCCGCACCAAGGACCTGGTCGGCGAACTCACCCCGTGGCAGCACGACACCTTCGTCGTGCGCTGGGACCAGCGCTGGCTCAACGCCGACGCCTTCGTCAATTTCTCCCTGACCCCGGACGGCAAGGTGCGCGAGGTGCGCATGGAGGCGATCTCGCCGCTGACCGATTTCAGTTTCGACTTCCAGGACCTGCGTCTGACGCCGGTGGTCGCGTCGGATGCGGGCAAGAAGGCGGGTTGA
- a CDS encoding TIGR03862 family flavoprotein, which translates to MSVPTPHLTDMALPGLAVIGGGPAGLMAAQVARALGVQVDLFEAKGSVGRKFLIAGKGGLNLTHGEPRPAFDRRYGARSDAVGQWLDRFDADALREWAQSFGVDTYVGSSGRVFPMDRKAAPLLRGWVRRLREDGVRFHVQHRCLGWSEDGALRFDTAHGETRIRARACVLALGGGSWPELGSDGAWTDWLGERGIDIAPLQPSNCGFDIGWSAHFVARHAGAPLKAVIAHWRDERGQAQALQGECVVSADGIEGSLIYALSATLREAIATQGHADLQLDLAPGRELDRLQRDFAQPRRGRSVGEHLRRQTGLDAVKTALVFEVLGKDGLNDPAVVARTIKRLPLRLLRARPIAEAISSAGGVRLEAMTADLELRSSPRGVFCAGEMLDWEAPTGGYLLTACFASGLIAGEAAARHVLAGPGFPEADSAL; encoded by the coding sequence ATGTCCGTTCCCACGCCTCACCTGACCGACATGGCCCTGCCCGGCCTGGCCGTGATCGGCGGCGGCCCCGCCGGCCTGATGGCCGCGCAGGTCGCGCGCGCGCTGGGCGTGCAGGTCGATCTGTTCGAGGCCAAGGGCTCGGTGGGGCGCAAGTTCCTGATCGCCGGCAAGGGCGGGCTCAACCTCACCCATGGCGAACCGCGGCCGGCGTTCGACCGACGCTATGGTGCGCGCAGCGATGCCGTTGGTCAGTGGCTGGACCGCTTCGACGCCGACGCGCTGCGCGAATGGGCGCAAAGTTTCGGCGTGGACACCTATGTCGGCAGTTCCGGCCGGGTGTTCCCGATGGACCGCAAGGCCGCGCCGCTGCTGCGCGGCTGGGTGCGGCGCTTGCGCGAGGACGGCGTGCGTTTCCACGTGCAACACCGCTGCCTGGGCTGGAGCGAGGACGGCGCGCTGCGGTTCGACACCGCGCACGGCGAAACCCGGATTCGTGCGCGCGCCTGCGTGCTCGCGCTCGGCGGCGGCAGCTGGCCGGAACTGGGCTCCGACGGCGCCTGGACCGATTGGCTGGGCGAACGCGGCATCGACATCGCGCCGTTGCAGCCGTCCAACTGCGGTTTCGACATCGGCTGGAGCGCGCATTTCGTCGCTCGCCATGCCGGCGCGCCGCTCAAGGCGGTGATCGCGCATTGGCGCGACGAACGCGGCCAGGCGCAGGCGCTGCAGGGCGAATGCGTGGTCAGCGCGGATGGGATCGAGGGCAGTTTGATTTATGCCTTGTCGGCGACATTGCGCGAGGCGATCGCGACGCAGGGCCACGCCGACTTGCAACTGGATCTGGCCCCGGGCCGTGAGCTGGACCGGCTGCAACGCGACTTCGCCCAGCCGCGCCGCGGCCGCAGCGTCGGCGAACATCTGCGCCGGCAGACCGGGCTCGACGCGGTCAAGACCGCGTTGGTGTTCGAGGTGCTCGGCAAGGACGGCCTCAACGATCCGGCCGTGGTCGCGCGGACGATCAAGCGCCTGCCGCTGCGCCTGCTGCGCGCGCGCCCGATCGCCGAAGCGATCAGCAGCGCCGGCGGCGTGCGCCTGGAAGCGATGACCGCCGACCTGGAACTGCGCTCGTCGCCGCGCGGGGTGTTCTGCGCCGGCGAGATGCTGGATTGGGAAGCGCCGACCGGTGGCTATCTGCTGACCGCGTGTTTCGCCAGCGGATTGATCGCCGGCGAGGCGGCGGCGCGGCATGTGTTGGCTGGCCCTGGATTTCCCGAGGCCGATTCCGCCCTTTGA
- a CDS encoding sulfurtransferase has translation MIVNIAAYHFTVIDDPPQLAAHLREQTQALELRGTALVAGEGINLFLAGAAAAIETLLDGLRAQPRFAGLSVKYSHSRTQPFARLKVKLKQEIIAFRREHASPLRERAPSVTPSTLERWLDRGSDDNGRPVVLLDTRNREEVGYGSFDNALTLPIDNFTDLPEALAPHREALREATVVSFCTGGIRCEKAALWLRADGMDNVLQLDGGILGYFEQVGGKHYQGRCFVFDERTALDPQLQPLHDRGA, from the coding sequence ATGATCGTCAACATCGCCGCCTACCACTTCACCGTCATCGACGATCCGCCGCAGCTCGCCGCGCACCTGCGCGAACAGACCCAAGCCCTGGAATTGCGCGGCACCGCGCTGGTCGCGGGCGAGGGCATCAACCTGTTCCTGGCCGGCGCCGCCGCCGCGATCGAGACCTTGCTCGACGGCCTGCGCGCGCAGCCGCGCTTCGCCGGGTTGAGCGTCAAGTACAGCCACAGCCGGACCCAGCCGTTCGCGCGGCTCAAGGTCAAGCTCAAGCAAGAGATCATCGCGTTCCGGCGCGAACACGCCTCGCCGCTGCGCGAACGCGCGCCAAGCGTGACGCCGAGCACACTCGAACGCTGGCTCGATCGCGGCAGCGACGACAACGGCCGGCCGGTGGTGCTGCTCGATACCCGCAACCGCGAGGAGGTCGGCTACGGCAGTTTCGACAACGCCCTGACCCTGCCGATCGACAACTTCACCGACCTGCCCGAAGCGCTGGCCCCGCACCGCGAGGCCTTGCGCGAGGCCACCGTGGTCAGTTTCTGCACCGGCGGAATTCGCTGCGAAAAAGCCGCGTTATGGCTGCGCGCGGACGGCATGGACAATGTGCTGCAGCTCGACGGCGGCATCCTGGGCTACTTCGAACAGGTCGGCGGCAAGCACTACCAGGGCCGCTGTTTCGTGTTCGACGAACGCACCGCGCTCGATCCGCAATTGCAGCCCTTGCACGACCGAGGCGCCTGA
- a CDS encoding HPF/RaiA family ribosome-associated protein — translation MKVQLNTDHHLRGDASLSQHVAGVVDHSLARFRDQVTRVEVHLRDVNGAKAGGGDKHCTIEARLEGRPPVAATQDADTMRAAISGAARKLQRVLDSSLGRLSS, via the coding sequence ATGAAGGTACAGCTCAACACCGATCACCATCTGCGCGGCGACGCGTCGCTCAGTCAGCACGTCGCGGGCGTGGTCGATCATTCCCTGGCGCGCTTCCGCGACCAGGTCACCCGGGTCGAAGTGCACCTGCGCGACGTCAACGGCGCCAAGGCCGGCGGCGGCGACAAGCACTGCACCATCGAGGCGCGGCTGGAAGGCCGCCCGCCGGTGGCTGCGACCCAGGACGCCGACACCATGCGCGCGGCGATCAGCGGCGCGGCGCGCAAGCTGCAGCGGGTGCTGGACAGTTCGCTGGGTCGGTTGTCGAGCTGA
- a CDS encoding HD domain-containing protein, whose protein sequence is MSDPASEPQGRLPETALAALPLPLPAQQRAALEAAYATPSRAYHNIGHVAEVLRHYADVAAGPGWRQPREVALAVLYHDAIYDAGRRDNEARSAVLAREHIARWMADEGIDADRVAELIELTARHGAIARDDVDEETRLFLDGDMAILGAEPSAFDAYDRGIAAEYRGHVPGPLFRLNRRRFLKALLKRERIFLSDHYHQRFDAAARNNLRRSITTKR, encoded by the coding sequence ATGTCCGACCCCGCCAGCGAACCCCAAGGCCGCCTGCCCGAGACTGCGCTGGCCGCGTTGCCGCTACCGCTGCCGGCGCAACAGCGCGCCGCGCTCGAAGCCGCCTACGCCACCCCGTCGCGCGCTTACCACAACATCGGCCACGTCGCCGAAGTGCTGCGCCACTATGCCGACGTCGCCGCCGGCCCGGGCTGGCGCCAGCCGCGCGAAGTCGCGCTGGCGGTGCTCTACCACGATGCGATCTACGACGCCGGCCGGCGCGACAACGAAGCCCGCTCGGCGGTGCTCGCGCGCGAACACATCGCGCGCTGGATGGCGGACGAGGGCATCGACGCCGACCGTGTCGCCGAGTTGATCGAGCTGACCGCGCGCCACGGCGCGATCGCGCGCGACGACGTCGACGAAGAAACGCGTTTGTTCCTCGACGGCGACATGGCCATCCTCGGCGCCGAACCGTCCGCGTTCGACGCCTACGACCGCGGCATCGCCGCCGAGTACCGCGGCCACGTGCCCGGCCCCTTGTTCCGGCTCAACCGCCGCCGTTTCCTGAAAGCACTGCTCAAGCGCGAACGGATCTTCCTCAGCGACCATTACCACCAACGCTTCGACGCCGCCGCGCGCAACAACCTGCGCCGGTCGATCACCACCAAGCGCTGA